In the genome of Fusobacterium necrogenes, one region contains:
- the nifJ gene encoding pyruvate:ferredoxin (flavodoxin) oxidoreductase — MVKKMQTMDGCQAAAYASYAFTEVAGIYPITPSSPMAEYTDEWASKGMKNIFGVPVKVVEMQSEAGAAGTVHGSLQAGALTTTYTASQGLLLKIPNMYKIAGELLPGVIHVSARALSAQALSIFGDHQDVYAARQTGFAMLATNSVQEVMDLAGVAHLAAIKTRIPFLHFFDGFRTSHEIQKVEVMDYEVFKNLIDMDAVQAFRERALNPEHPVTRGTAENDDVYFQTREAQNKFYDAVPDVVAHYMAEISKVTGRDYKPFNYYGAPDADRIIIAMGSICPISEETIDYLNAKGEKVGILSVHLYRPFSAKYFFDVFPTTVKKIAVLDRTKEPGSQGEPLLLDIQSLFYGRENAPVIVGGRYGLSSKDTTPAQVIAVFDNLKLDQPKDRFTVGIVDDVTFTSLEVGAPVTVTGDDVKECLFFGLGADGTVGANKNSIKIIGDKTDLYAQGYFAYDSKKSGGVTRSHLRFGKSPIKASYLISNPHFVACSVPAYLNQYDMTSGIRKGGSLLVNCIWDKEEAVKQIPNKVKRDLAKNGAKLFIINATKLAEEIGLGQRTNTIMQAAFFKLADIIPFEEAQQHMKDYAKKSYAKKGDDIVQMNYNAIDKGAEGLIEVPVDPAWADLPVEELTVAEECCSCGCGHEKSKVELFVEKIAKPINAIKGYDLPVSAFNGYEDGTFENGTSAFEKRGIAVHVPEWKAENCIQCNQCSYVCPHAVIRPFLMTEEEKAASLVELTTIKPVGKGLEGLQYRMQVSTLDCTGCGSCAYVCPAKEKALVMVPIGTSLEQHEDKKADYLFNNVEYRSDLMSKDTVKGSQFAQPLFEFHGACPGCGETPYLKAITQLFGERMMIANATGCSSIYSGSAPSTPYTTNKNGHGPSWGSSLFEDNAEYGMGMHVAVETLRDRLQNIMEENMDKVSADIAELFKEWIENRSFAAKSREVSDKIIAALEGKDCEVCKEILSLKQYLAKKSQWILGGDGWAYDIGYGGLDHVMASKEDVNIVVLDTEVYSNTGGQASKATPTGAIAKFAAAGKSVKKKDLAAIAMSYGHIYVAQVSMGANQQQFLKAIKEAEAYNGPSIIIAYSPCINHGLKKGMSKVQNEMKVATECGYWPIFRYNPTLEAEGKNPLQIDCKEPNWDKYEEFLLGEVRFATLSKANPSEAKELYEKNKTEAQRRWRQYQRLAAMDFSAEKQ, encoded by the coding sequence ATGGTTAAAAAAATGCAGACAATGGATGGATGTCAAGCTGCAGCATATGCTTCATATGCATTTACTGAGGTAGCTGGAATTTATCCTATTACTCCATCATCACCAATGGCTGAGTACACAGATGAGTGGGCTTCAAAAGGAATGAAAAATATATTTGGAGTACCAGTTAAAGTTGTAGAAATGCAGTCAGAGGCTGGAGCAGCTGGGACTGTACACGGTTCTTTACAAGCTGGAGCATTGACAACAACTTATACTGCTTCACAAGGATTATTATTAAAAATTCCTAATATGTATAAAATAGCAGGAGAATTGTTACCAGGAGTAATACATGTATCAGCTAGAGCACTATCAGCTCAAGCTTTATCTATCTTTGGAGACCATCAAGACGTTTATGCAGCTAGACAAACTGGATTTGCTATGTTAGCAACTAATTCAGTTCAAGAAGTCATGGATCTTGCAGGAGTAGCTCACTTAGCAGCTATAAAAACAAGAATACCATTCTTACACTTTTTTGATGGATTTAGAACTTCTCATGAAATTCAAAAAGTAGAAGTAATGGATTATGAAGTATTCAAAAATTTAATTGATATGGATGCTGTTCAAGCTTTTAGAGAAAGAGCTCTTAATCCAGAGCACCCAGTAACAAGAGGAACTGCAGAAAACGATGACGTTTACTTCCAAACAAGAGAAGCTCAAAACAAATTCTACGATGCAGTACCAGATGTAGTAGCTCACTACATGGCAGAAATCTCTAAAGTAACTGGAAGAGATTATAAACCTTTCAACTACTATGGAGCACCAGATGCTGATAGAATAATCATAGCTATGGGATCAATTTGTCCTATATCTGAAGAAACAATAGATTACTTAAATGCTAAAGGGGAAAAAGTAGGAATCTTATCTGTACACCTATACAGACCATTCTCTGCTAAATATTTCTTTGATGTTTTCCCAACAACAGTTAAGAAAATTGCAGTTCTTGATAGAACAAAAGAGCCTGGATCACAAGGAGAACCATTATTACTTGATATTCAATCTTTATTTTATGGAAGAGAAAATGCTCCAGTAATAGTTGGAGGAAGATACGGATTATCTTCAAAAGATACAACTCCAGCTCAAGTAATAGCTGTGTTCGATAATTTAAAATTAGACCAACCTAAAGACAGATTCACAGTAGGAATAGTAGATGATGTTACATTTACTTCATTAGAAGTAGGAGCACCTGTAACTGTAACTGGTGATGATGTAAAAGAGTGTCTATTCTTTGGATTAGGAGCTGATGGAACAGTTGGAGCTAATAAAAACTCAATAAAAATTATAGGAGATAAAACTGATTTATATGCACAAGGATATTTTGCATATGACTCTAAAAAATCAGGAGGAGTTACTAGATCGCATTTAAGATTTGGAAAATCTCCTATAAAAGCAAGCTATCTAATTTCTAATCCTCATTTTGTAGCTTGTTCAGTACCAGCTTACCTAAATCAATATGATATGACATCAGGAATTAGAAAAGGTGGATCATTATTAGTTAACTGTATTTGGGATAAAGAAGAAGCTGTAAAACAAATACCTAATAAAGTTAAAAGAGATTTAGCAAAAAATGGAGCTAAATTATTCATAATCAATGCTACTAAATTAGCTGAAGAAATTGGATTAGGTCAAAGAACAAATACAATAATGCAAGCTGCTTTCTTTAAGTTAGCTGATATTATTCCATTTGAAGAAGCTCAACAACATATGAAAGATTATGCTAAAAAATCTTATGCTAAAAAAGGTGACGATATAGTTCAAATGAACTATAATGCTATTGATAAAGGAGCAGAAGGATTAATTGAAGTACCAGTAGATCCAGCTTGGGCTGATTTACCAGTTGAAGAATTAACAGTAGCTGAAGAGTGTTGTTCTTGTGGATGCGGACATGAAAAATCAAAAGTTGAGTTATTTGTGGAAAAAATTGCAAAACCTATTAATGCAATTAAAGGATATGATTTACCAGTTTCTGCATTTAATGGTTATGAAGATGGAACTTTTGAAAATGGAACTTCTGCTTTTGAAAAAAGAGGAATTGCAGTTCATGTTCCTGAATGGAAAGCAGAAAACTGTATTCAATGTAACCAATGTTCATACGTATGTCCACATGCAGTAATTAGACCATTCTTAATGACTGAGGAAGAAAAAGCTGCCTCTCTAGTTGAGTTAACAACTATTAAACCAGTTGGAAAAGGATTAGAAGGATTACAATATAGAATGCAAGTTTCGACTTTAGATTGTACAGGATGTGGATCATGTGCTTATGTATGTCCAGCTAAAGAGAAAGCATTAGTAATGGTACCAATAGGAACTTCTTTAGAGCAACATGAAGATAAAAAAGCTGATTACCTATTTAATAATGTAGAGTATAGAAGTGATTTAATGTCTAAAGATACTGTAAAAGGATCTCAATTTGCTCAACCATTATTTGAATTTCACGGAGCATGTCCAGGATGTGGAGAAACTCCATATTTAAAAGCAATAACTCAATTATTTGGAGAAAGAATGATGATAGCTAATGCTACTGGATGTTCATCAATATATAGTGGATCTGCACCATCTACTCCATATACAACTAATAAAAATGGACATGGACCATCATGGGGATCTTCTTTATTTGAAGATAATGCAGAGTATGGAATGGGAATGCATGTTGCAGTTGAAACATTAAGAGATAGACTTCAAAATATAATGGAAGAAAATATGGATAAAGTTTCAGCTGATATTGCTGAGTTATTTAAAGAATGGATTGAAAATAGATCATTTGCTGCTAAATCAAGAGAAGTATCAGATAAGATAATTGCTGCTTTAGAAGGAAAAGATTGTGAAGTATGTAAAGAAATTTTAAGCTTGAAACAATATCTTGCTAAGAAATCTCAATGGATATTAGGAGGAGACGGATGGGCATATGATATTGGTTATGGTGGACTTGACCACGTTATGGCTTCTAAAGAAGATGTTAATATAGTTGTTTTAGATACAGAAGTTTATTCTAATACTGGAGGACAAGCTTCTAAAGCAACTCCTACAGGAGCAATAGCAAAATTTGCAGCTGCAGGAAAATCAGTTAAGAAGAAGGACCTTGCTGCAATAGCTATGTCATATGGACATATTTATGTAGCACAAGTAAGTATGGGTGCAAATCAACAACAATTCTTAAAAGCTATAAAAGAGGCTGAAGCTTATAATGGACCATCTATAATCATCGCTTACTCTCCATGTATTAACCATGGATTGAAGAAAGGAATGTCTAAGGTTCAAAATGAGATGAAGGTAGCTACTGAATGTGGATATTGGCCAATATTCAGATATAATCCTACATTAGAAGCAGAAGGTAAAAATCCACTTCAAATTGATTGTAAAGAGCCTAACTGGGATAAATATGAAGAGTTTTTATTAGGAGAAGTAAGATTTGCTACTCTTTCTAAAGCTAATCCAAGTGAAGCTAAGGAACTTTATGAAAAGAATAAAACAGAAGCTCAAAGAAGATGGAGACAATATCAAAGACTTGCTGCTATGGATTTTTCTGCTGAAAAACAATAG
- the yqeH gene encoding ribosome biogenesis GTPase YqeH translates to MSKKICIGCGIELQSDYPEKNGYLPVTKLEEKGEHYCQRCFKIKNYGKYMPVRLTRDDYRKVVQEEMANSQLAIAVFDIIDFEGSFDDEILDVLREKDSIVVINKLDLIPDEKHPSEVANWVKIRLAEEGIAPLDIAIVSSKNGYGINGIFKKIKHFYPNGVEALVLGVTNVGKSSIVNRLLGLKKVTVSKYPGTTLKSVRNQIPHTKITLVDTPGLIPEGRISDLVCENCNLKMVPANEISRKTFKVSKGRALIIGELLWFKVLNEDDIKPIFSLYAAKDVTFHETNEERLEELLKTDRGDLLTPPCEDCIHDYRKLEKTKHKVIVKTGEELVFKGLGWISVKRGPLNIEITAPRKAGVIIRDAFIKPKR, encoded by the coding sequence ATGAGTAAGAAAATTTGTATAGGTTGTGGAATTGAATTACAAAGTGATTACCCAGAAAAAAATGGATATCTACCAGTCACAAAATTAGAAGAAAAAGGAGAGCATTATTGTCAAAGATGTTTTAAAATAAAAAATTATGGTAAATATATGCCAGTAAGATTAACAAGAGATGATTATAGAAAAGTTGTACAAGAAGAAATGGCAAATTCTCAATTGGCAATAGCTGTTTTTGATATAATAGACTTTGAAGGATCTTTTGATGATGAAATATTGGATGTTTTAAGAGAAAAGGATTCTATAGTTGTAATTAATAAACTAGATCTTATTCCAGATGAAAAACATCCTTCAGAAGTTGCTAATTGGGTAAAAATAAGACTTGCTGAGGAGGGAATAGCTCCTTTAGATATAGCTATTGTAAGTAGTAAAAATGGTTATGGAATTAATGGAATATTTAAGAAAATAAAACATTTTTATCCAAATGGAGTAGAGGCATTAGTTTTAGGAGTTACAAATGTTGGGAAATCGAGTATAGTGAATAGACTTCTTGGACTAAAAAAAGTAACAGTTTCTAAATATCCAGGAACAACTTTAAAAAGTGTAAGAAATCAAATTCCACATACTAAAATTACTTTAGTAGATACTCCAGGACTTATTCCAGAGGGAAGAATATCAGATTTGGTATGTGAAAATTGTAATTTAAAAATGGTTCCAGCCAATGAAATTTCAAGAAAAACATTTAAAGTTTCAAAAGGAAGGGCTTTAATAATAGGAGAATTGCTATGGTTCAAAGTTTTGAATGAAGATGATATAAAGCCAATATTTTCACTATATGCAGCTAAAGATGTAACTTTCCATGAGACAAATGAAGAGCGATTAGAAGAGTTGTTAAAAACAGATAGAGGAGATCTATTGACACCACCTTGTGAAGATTGTATACATGATTATCGTAAATTAGAAAAAACAAAACATAAAGTTATAGTTAAAACAGGAGAAGAGCTTGTATTTAAAGGATTGGGGTGGATATCTGTAAAAAGAGGGCCACTAAATATTGAAATTACAGCTCCTAGAAAAGCAGGAGTGATTATAAGAGATGCTTTTATTAAACCTAAGAGATAA
- a CDS encoding B12-binding domain-containing radical SAM protein, translated as MIFDIYDYPLYRPPSEANSLIIQVTLGCSHNKCTFCNMYNEKKFKIKSIEQIKKEIDFFRHQRQFVRRIFLADGDALIIKTSTLLEIANYLNEKFPENERISIYASPKSLILKTPEELKKLKEIGIKLIYIGLESGDNEILTKVNKGNTAEEFMIGIKKAKEAGFQTSVTIIAGLAGKDKIASKNHALKTAYVIQETSPTYLGILCLSLLPNTILGKQAERKEFIEANGLEIIEEIKVIIENLSINIDSPIIIRANHISNYLNLQGTLPQDKNLILNEINHALNNGNPIKRASHNSL; from the coding sequence ATGATATTTGATATTTATGATTATCCGCTATATAGACCTCCAAGTGAAGCTAATAGCCTTATTATTCAAGTTACACTAGGATGTTCTCATAACAAATGTACTTTTTGTAATATGTATAATGAAAAAAAATTCAAAATAAAAAGTATTGAACAGATTAAAAAAGAGATAGATTTTTTTAGACATCAAAGACAATTTGTTCGTAGAATCTTTCTTGCTGATGGAGATGCCCTTATAATTAAAACTTCAACTCTATTAGAAATCGCAAATTATTTAAATGAAAAATTTCCTGAAAATGAGAGAATCTCTATATATGCAAGCCCTAAATCCCTAATATTAAAAACACCTGAAGAGTTAAAAAAACTTAAAGAGATTGGAATAAAATTAATTTATATTGGTCTTGAAAGTGGTGATAATGAAATTCTTACTAAAGTAAACAAAGGTAATACAGCCGAGGAATTCATGATAGGAATAAAAAAAGCTAAAGAGGCAGGGTTTCAGACTTCAGTCACAATAATTGCTGGATTAGCTGGAAAAGATAAAATTGCTAGTAAAAATCATGCTCTTAAAACAGCTTATGTCATTCAAGAAACTTCACCTACATATTTAGGTATACTCTGTTTAAGTCTACTTCCAAATACTATTTTAGGCAAACAAGCTGAAAGAAAAGAATTTATTGAAGCTAATGGTCTTGAAATAATTGAAGAAATAAAAGTTATAATAGAAAATCTTAGCATAAATATAGACTCTCCTATTATTATAAGAGCAAATCATATTTCAAATTATTTAAATCTTCAAGGAACATTACCTCAAGATAAAAATCTTATTTTAAATGAAATTAATCATGCTCTTAATAATGGAAATCCTATAAAAAGAGCTAGTCATAATTCTTTATAA
- a CDS encoding NAD(P)/FAD-dependent oxidoreductase — protein MKYDIIFLGGGQAGIFGAYEAIEKRPDLKILVVDKGKMLKQRVCPKEKLGRCVNCPTCAIIYGVSGAGAFSDSKFNMDYRVGGDLHVVTGKKIVNDTIKDVVDVYRKFGFNEEPTGLKYNPAMEKIKKGCIENRIQLVDTPTMHLGTDGSRKLYGQLIDFLLEKGVEFITEREIESLIVEDNHVKGIIVTHKGKEERYYSDNVVAGMGRSGAKKMKELCQKHSIKYENGAIDIGVRAEIPDIIMKEINENFYEAKMIYYSRNYRDKMRTFCSNPSGFIAAEKYDDFILANGHAYKDRKSTNTNLALLCTKKFTEPFNQPFEYATAIAKMSSMLTGGKLLVQSYADLKEGRRSTDERLERLNIVPTTEDYVAGDIALACPQRLLDNIMEFIEVLDKITPGFASGDLLLYFPEIKFRSTRLEINQNMETSMKGLYAVGDSSGYGSGLNIAAVMGILAVRYIINS, from the coding sequence ATGAAATATGATATTATATTTTTAGGTGGAGGACAAGCTGGGATTTTTGGTGCATATGAGGCAATAGAAAAGAGACCAGATTTAAAGATTTTAGTAGTTGACAAGGGAAAAATGTTAAAACAAAGAGTATGCCCAAAAGAAAAATTAGGAAGATGTGTTAATTGTCCAACTTGTGCAATAATATATGGGGTAAGTGGAGCTGGAGCTTTTTCTGATTCTAAATTTAACATGGATTATAGAGTTGGAGGAGATCTACATGTTGTAACAGGTAAAAAAATAGTAAATGATACTATAAAAGATGTTGTAGATGTATATAGAAAATTTGGATTCAATGAAGAGCCTACTGGATTAAAATATAATCCAGCTATGGAGAAGATAAAAAAAGGGTGTATAGAAAATAGAATACAATTGGTTGATACTCCGACTATGCATTTAGGAACTGATGGCTCAAGAAAACTTTATGGTCAACTGATAGATTTTCTATTAGAAAAAGGGGTAGAGTTTATAACTGAAAGGGAAATAGAAAGTTTAATAGTAGAAGATAATCATGTAAAAGGGATTATAGTTACACATAAGGGAAAAGAAGAAAGATACTATTCTGATAATGTTGTAGCTGGAATGGGAAGAAGTGGAGCTAAAAAGATGAAAGAGCTTTGTCAAAAGCATAGTATAAAATATGAAAATGGAGCTATTGACATAGGAGTAAGAGCTGAAATTCCAGATATAATAATGAAAGAGATAAATGAAAACTTTTATGAAGCTAAAATGATTTATTACTCAAGAAACTATAGAGATAAGATGAGAACATTCTGTAGTAATCCTAGTGGATTTATTGCAGCAGAAAAGTATGATGATTTTATATTAGCTAATGGACATGCGTATAAGGACAGAAAATCAACTAATACAAATCTAGCTTTACTTTGTACAAAAAAATTTACTGAGCCTTTTAATCAACCATTTGAATATGCTACAGCAATAGCTAAGATGTCATCTATGCTTACTGGTGGGAAATTATTAGTTCAATCATATGCTGATTTAAAAGAAGGAAGAAGATCAACTGATGAAAGATTAGAGAGATTAAACATTGTTCCAACAACTGAAGATTATGTTGCTGGAGATATTGCTCTAGCTTGTCCTCAGAGACTTTTAGATAATATAATGGAATTTATTGAAGTATTGGATAAAATAACTCCTGGATTTGCATCTGGAGATTTACTTTTATATTTTCCGGAGATAAAATTTAGAAGTACAAGATTGGAAATAAATCAAAATATGGAAACATCTATGAAGGGATTATATGCAGTAGGAGACAGCTCTGGTTATGGAAGTGGACTTAATATTGCAGCAGTGATGGGAATACTTGCTGTTAGATATATTATTAATAGTTAA
- the pta gene encoding phosphate acetyltransferase → MSFLVKIREKAREVQKSVVLPEGTDERVVTAAAKIVELGVAKPIVLGHREDMERVANDLGISLRGVEIIEAKNPPKLETYAQKLVELREKKGMTLEKAREILLTDPNFYGAMMVKLKDADAMVSGSNSPTADVLRAGLQVIGTRPGIKTVSSVFVMELTERQESYGDVLLFGDCSVIPVPTAEQLADIAEASVVTAHNVVGMQGKVALMTFSTKGSAHHPDVDVVIEAGKILEERNVKFQYTAEVQADAAIVKSIAMKKCPESKVAGNANILIFPNLAAGNIGYKLVQRLAGANAYGPLIQGLAAPINDLSRGCSVDDIVNLVAITAVQAAE, encoded by the coding sequence TTGAGTTTTTTAGTGAAAATCAGAGAAAAAGCAAGAGAAGTACAGAAGTCTGTTGTACTACCAGAAGGAACAGATGAAAGGGTCGTTACTGCAGCAGCAAAAATTGTAGAGTTAGGAGTAGCTAAACCTATCGTTTTAGGGCATAGGGAGGATATGGAAAGGGTTGCTAATGATTTGGGAATTAGTTTAAGAGGTGTAGAGATTATTGAGGCTAAGAATCCACCAAAATTAGAAACTTATGCTCAAAAATTAGTAGAATTAAGAGAAAAAAAAGGAATGACTTTAGAAAAAGCAAGAGAAATTTTATTAACTGATCCAAACTTTTATGGAGCTATGATGGTAAAACTTAAAGATGCTGATGCTATGGTATCTGGATCAAATTCACCTACAGCTGATGTATTAAGAGCAGGATTACAAGTTATAGGAACAAGACCAGGAATAAAAACTGTATCATCAGTATTTGTAATGGAATTAACAGAAAGACAGGAAAGTTATGGAGATGTCCTATTATTTGGAGATTGTTCAGTTATACCAGTACCTACAGCAGAGCAATTAGCTGACATAGCTGAGGCATCAGTAGTAACTGCTCATAATGTAGTAGGAATGCAAGGAAAAGTAGCGCTAATGACTTTTTCTACAAAAGGATCAGCTCATCACCCAGATGTCGATGTAGTGATTGAAGCTGGAAAAATACTAGAAGAGAGAAATGTAAAGTTTCAATATACTGCTGAAGTACAAGCAGATGCTGCAATAGTTAAGTCAATAGCTATGAAAAAATGTCCAGAATCAAAGGTTGCGGGAAATGCAAATATATTAATATTCCCAAATCTAGCAGCTGGAAATATTGGATATAAACTAGTACAAAGATTGGCTGGGGCCAATGCATATGGTCCATTAATTCAAGGTTTAGCAGCACCTATTAATGACTTATCAAGAGGATGCTCAGTAGATGATATTGTAAACCTAGTAGCAATAACAGCAGTTCAAGCAGCAGAATAA
- a CDS encoding acetate/propionate family kinase gives MKVLVINCGSSSLKYQLMNPETREVFAKGLCERIGIDGSRMEYEVPAKDYEIKVEKPMPTHKEALELVINAITDREHGVITSVDEVEAIGHRMVHGGETFASSVLLTEEAMAAVEANNELAPLHNPANLMGVRTCMALMPGKPNVGVFDTAFHQTMPAKAFMYALPYEDYTELKVRKYGFHGTSHLYVSETMREIMGNPKHSKIIVCHLGNGASVSAVLDGKSVDTSMGLTPLQGLMMGTRCGDIDPAAVLFIKNKRGLSDKEMDNRLNKQSGILGIFGKSSDCRDMENGVAEGDERAKLAEEMFIYRIKSYVGAYAAAMGGVDAICFAGGIGENAAGIREGVIEGLEFLGAKLDKAVNSVRKKGNVKLSTEDSKVLIYKIPTNEELVIARDTYRIVTGK, from the coding sequence ATGAAAGTTTTAGTAATAAATTGTGGAAGTTCATCATTAAAATATCAATTAATGAATCCAGAAACAAGAGAAGTCTTTGCAAAAGGACTTTGTGAAAGAATTGGAATAGATGGTTCTAGAATGGAGTATGAAGTACCAGCTAAAGATTATGAAATAAAGGTAGAAAAACCAATGCCTACTCATAAAGAAGCTTTAGAGTTAGTTATAAATGCAATAACTGATAGAGAGCATGGTGTAATAACTTCAGTCGATGAAGTAGAAGCTATTGGTCATAGAATGGTTCATGGAGGAGAAACTTTTGCTAGTTCAGTATTATTAACTGAAGAAGCGATGGCAGCAGTAGAAGCTAATAATGAATTAGCACCTTTACATAATCCAGCTAATTTAATGGGAGTTAGAACTTGTATGGCATTGATGCCTGGTAAGCCTAATGTAGGAGTTTTTGATACTGCTTTTCACCAAACTATGCCAGCTAAAGCATTTATGTATGCATTACCTTATGAGGACTATACTGAATTAAAAGTAAGAAAATATGGATTCCATGGAACATCTCATTTATATGTTTCTGAGACTATGAGAGAAATAATGGGAAATCCTAAGCATTCAAAAATAATCGTATGTCACTTAGGAAATGGAGCTTCTGTATCAGCAGTATTAGATGGAAAATCTGTAGATACTTCAATGGGATTAACTCCATTACAAGGATTAATGATGGGAACTAGATGTGGAGATATTGATCCAGCAGCTGTTTTATTTATAAAAAATAAAAGAGGATTATCTGATAAAGAAATGGATAATAGATTAAATAAGCAATCTGGAATTCTTGGAATCTTTGGAAAATCTTCTGATTGTAGAGATATGGAAAATGGAGTAGCTGAGGGAGATGAAAGAGCTAAGCTAGCTGAAGAAATGTTTATTTATAGAATAAAATCATATGTAGGAGCTTATGCAGCAGCTATGGGTGGAGTAGACGCTATCTGTTTTGCTGGAGGAATAGGAGAAAATGCAGCTGGAATTAGAGAGGGTGTAATTGAAGGATTAGAATTTTTAGGAGCCAAACTAGACAAAGCTGTAAATTCAGTAAGAAAGAAAGGAAATGTAAAATTATCAACAGAAGATTCTAAAGTTTTAATTTATAAAATTCCTACAAATGAAGAGTTAGTAATTGCAAGAGATACTTATAGAATAGTTACAGGAAAATAA
- the ftsY gene encoding signal recognition particle-docking protein FtsY, with protein sequence MGFFNKLFGKKKVGEKSENLESIEIEETLKKQDEIVEEDKSEVQIDPKSIVVKHKNEKDDDQRVENKENIVDEKEEKKGFFNSLKEKLFKSREGLFGTLKSFILGKNIIDDEMYEELEDILIQSDIGMDMTIKIVKELEKEVKKRGVKEAKEVYTVLKEVMTGFLITENNKIYIEEGRLNVILVVGVNGVGKTTTIGKLASKYVKEGKKVILGAGDTFRAAAIEQLEEWAKRSGADIVKSTQGSDPGAVVFDTLVAAESRKADIAIIDTAGRLHNKNNLMKELEKIHNIIKRKLGDHKYESILVIDGTTGQNALTQAKVFNEVTELTGFIITKLDGTAKGGIVFSISEEIRKPIKFIGVGEKIEDLREFDTKEYIQAIFD encoded by the coding sequence ATGGGTTTTTTTAACAAACTTTTTGGGAAAAAAAAAGTGGGAGAAAAGAGTGAAAATTTAGAATCAATAGAAATAGAAGAGACATTAAAAAAACAGGATGAGATTGTAGAAGAAGATAAAAGTGAAGTACAAATAGATCCAAAATCTATTGTTGTTAAGCATAAAAATGAAAAAGATGATGATCAAAGAGTTGAAAATAAAGAGAATATTGTTGATGAAAAAGAAGAGAAAAAAGGCTTTTTTAATTCTTTAAAAGAGAAACTTTTCAAATCTAGAGAGGGGCTTTTTGGAACATTAAAATCATTTATTCTAGGAAAAAATATTATAGATGATGAGATGTATGAAGAATTAGAAGACATATTGATACAGTCAGATATTGGAATGGATATGACTATTAAGATTGTGAAAGAGCTTGAAAAAGAGGTGAAAAAAAGAGGGGTAAAGGAAGCAAAGGAAGTTTATACAGTACTTAAAGAAGTAATGACAGGATTTTTGATAACTGAAAATAATAAAATTTATATAGAAGAGGGAAGATTAAATGTTATTTTGGTAGTTGGAGTAAATGGAGTTGGAAAGACAACTACAATAGGAAAATTAGCTTCAAAGTATGTAAAAGAGGGTAAAAAGGTTATTCTTGGAGCTGGAGATACTTTTAGAGCAGCAGCTATAGAACAATTAGAAGAATGGGCAAAGAGATCAGGAGCAGATATAGTAAAAAGTACTCAAGGATCAGATCCAGGAGCTGTAGTATTTGATACTCTAGTTGCTGCTGAATCAAGAAAAGCTGATATAGCGATAATAGATACTGCAGGAAGATTACATAATAAGAATAATTTAATGAAAGAATTAGAGAAGATTCATAATATAATTAAGAGAAAGCTTGGAGATCATAAATATGAATCTATTTTGGTTATAGATGGAACAACTGGGCAAAATGCTCTCACTCAGGCTAAGGTTTTTAATGAAGTTACTGAATTAACAGGATTTATTATAACTAAATTAGATGGAACTGCTAAAGGTGGAATTGTTTTTAGCATATCTGAGGAAATAAGGAAACCTATTAAATTTATAGGAGTAGGAGAAAAAATAGAAGACTTGAGAGAATTTGATACAAAAGAATATATACAAGCTATATTTGATTAA